The region CTTGCTGCCAAGAAGAACGGTTCTACTCAAGGCCGATACTCTTTCTGTTCTCTCAAGGAAACTGCAGTCAATAGCAATTATTCCCAGTCGCTTTGAACTCGTACAAATCAAAGACCGTTCGAAAGTGTTGACCGACGGAAATGAAAATGGCCGGTTCTGGCAACGGTGAGACTGATCGCAGGCCGAGTGTATGATCAGTAAAATATAATGGACTGATAATCAATGACTAAAATCGGAAACAATTAACACGCTTAATGACATCATCGAGGCATTAGACTGCGGCCATCAGCTATTGTGAGATAATGATGATAGCTGTCTTTCTAACAGTATTCTTTGTCTTCTCTGATGTTCCGTTcttattgttttcttttcttttacgcGCGGGCTTTAGAGTCCCTAATTCTTTGTTACGCGATGAGGATTTGACGGCTCTGCGCGTCACATGGGACTTACAGTTTATTTAACGATTGTAAAGCCGTTCTTCTATTATTGCTTATacgtttgtttctttttctttatggTGTGCAGGTATACAAGAACAACGAATTGTTCTACTACATCGACGGATATGACGTACAGAAATCAAATTGGATGCGGTACGTCAATCCTGCTTACTCCTCAGAGTCCCAGAACCTCATCGCTTGTCAATACAAGGTAAGCATCATCGGCGATGTTGGATTTATTCACATAACTCAGGACGACATTAGTCGATTCTTAATTCCGAAGTCGCTGATTAATTTGAAATACTTTCTGAAAGACTTCCAACAGTTGATGGTACAGTTACATGGAGAAATAGTGTCTAAGGAATCAAATCACCTGGAGAGTAACTACGTTTGTTTTCATCTTACATGTTTCAGacgaatatttatttctacaCCATCAAGCCAATCCTACCGAACCAAGAACTCCTTGTGTGGTATTGCAGGGAATTCGCGGAAAGGCTCAACTACCCTTTAACCGGAGAGCTGATGCTGCAAAGAATAAGTAATTATAAGTTGCTAAATGACTGCGATatgatataattgaattttgaactttGCGGAATACTTGTATGTTGAAGAAATTGGTGTATTATTTCTGACGAAGGAATGCGACGATTGTGTTACAGGACAACAGGTTCAACAGTCGGCAATAACGACTGAAATACCAACGTCCGTTGAAACGACCCCAATGAAGGAGGGTGTGATATACGAGAGGCGTTCTCAGATGACGCCAACTGACGGCTCCGTGAGGTCGGACGAGGGTTACCACTCGAATGGCTACCACGACGAGATACTGACACCGCCCGAGGAGAGCAGTGAGTCGGATTCGGAGAACAACTACGTGTTAGACTTCAGTAAGAACGCGAAGGGTCCGAGCAGCGAGATACTGAAACAGGATAGCAGCGTGGCGAAAAACGAGTATCGTAAGGTGAAGATAAAAATCAGCAAGACgtataacaacaataacaacaacaacggcTTCAACAAGAGCATGGAAAACATACAGGAGAGGGACGAGATGTTGAGCGGTGCGACATCGCCGGACGTCCATCAGCTCCAAAAGTCAATCTCCCCGACGCTGGTCATCCAGAAGAACACGGTCTTGTCATCGTCGAACGAGGAGCCGGTCGAGAAGATGCCGAAGCAGTTCTACGAGCCGGAAGTGAAGTCCTCGGGTCTTCCGGTGCCCGGAAACCGACCCCAGTACCTGACGAGCTCCAGCAGCATACTGGAGAACATCCTCCTGCGAAGCAACACCGACAGTAACAATAACACCAGCGGGAACGGAGCAAACGGCGGCGAAAACTGCACCCCGAATTCCGTGACCCCGCCACCGTCGAGCCCGACGGAAATGGCCTATTCCTACAAGAAGTCTCACAGGTACGGTAACATCATGCCATGCAGTCCGGACTCGAGTTCGAACCTCCCGATGCAGACCGAGCTACCCGGAAACGGGGTCAACTCGACGACCGGTCTGCTGCAGAGCAACGCTGCGCTGCATTCCAGCACCGGAAGCCTGCACTCCAGCAGCTCAGGCAGCGTTGTTCTCCACTCCGGGAAGCCCCAGCGGAAGTCGAAGAGCCCATCGCCCGCCGCCACTATTCTCTACTCCACCTCATCCATCACCCAGATTCCCAGCGAGTCCAGCTCCGTCTACCTTAACACCAGTCCCAGCCTTGCCCCCATGTCGCCGGTACAGTCCCCCTATCCCTACGGCCTCTACCATCAGGGTAATCACCTCCATCACAACGTCGCCCCGCTTTCGATAAACACCGCCTACTCGCCGACCCCGACCAGCATGTACGGGGACCGGAACGAGCGCAGAATCGAGTCTCACCACCAGCTTCCCACCTCGTCGACGATGCAGATGGACGGGAATCAGGCCCTGATAACCGGCACGCACAACCTTCATCTGGGCCATCATCCCGGACTTACCATATCGAATTCGATGAACAGGTACTCCCCGGCCAGCTCGCTATCCCCCGATGATCACGGATGCTCGCAGAGCGGAGCGCTCAGTCCCAACTCCCAGGGGTCCAGGGGTTATCGGTCCCTACCCTACCCCCTCAAGAAGAAGGACGGGAAGATGCACTACGAGTGCAATGTATGCTGCAAGACATTCGGTCAGCTATCGAACCTAAAGGTTCATCTCAGGACCCACTCAGGGGAGAGACCATTCAAGTGCAACGTTTGCACGAAGAGCTTCACTCAGCTCGCTCATCTGCAGAAGCATCATCTGGTTCATAccggtaatttttttgtccattttctttcgaatgcggctcaaagttccgaattcGCAAATTTCGGACACTAGACCGTTACATCGAATGGTTGAAACTCCCAACGTTaccaatttttacattttatgcTTCACGGCATATGTGAAGATCATTAGTGACGTTTGGAGTTATGACCATTCGAAACTCTGATCTATGAGGAACCTTGACTCGCACcctttccttcttctttgatATTTCGTTATAGTGCCGTCGATcttatgtttaattattttgttcgATCGCGTTCTTGTTTTCCAGGCGAGAAACCGCACCAGTGTGAAATCTGCAAAAAGAGGTTCAGCTCTACGTCGAACCTCAAAACCCACCTGCGCCTCCATTCGGGGCAAAAACCCTACGCCTGCGATCTCTGTCCCGCCAAATTCACCCAGTTCGTTCATCTCAAGCTTCACAAGAGGCTTCATACCAACGAACGTCCCTATACTTGCCAGGGTTGTGACAAAAAGTACATCAGCGCTAGCGGCCTAAGGACACACTGGAAAACCACCAGCTGTCGGCCAAACAACATCGAGGATGAACTCGCTCTTGCCGCTGCCGTTGGATCACCAAACTATTATGAATATGGGCCCGATATGAGCGTGGGTAAGTTACTCCTCCGTCAAGACTGGAGAACAATGCGTGGAGGAAATGAAATCACAGAGTTAGTCTGATCAAATTGTTCTGGGTAACCGAAACCACCGTTCCACTATCTCTTCACTCTTTCGTGTCACAATGTCTGATAAAAACATTTGCAAATCCGGCTCACTTCTCtgtatttagaaaattttctccgctAATTGCCTGTACAGTTAGTCAATTTGCAAGTATTCTTAGCTTATGTCAAATTCTTATATCGTGTTGAATATCCAATATTTGTTTTCGATGTAACGTCACTTTCTGTTACGTAGGGTCCGACCAAACCGAGGCGTTTTTAGTTCATCAAGTTCTGcatttcgaaattaaattacTCTTTCTACTTGTCTCAGGACTCTAGGTATAATCGAGCCTTCTTGATTAGTTTGAAAAGTGTCAATTCGGATGAAATCATTcctgaaacttgaaaatctcACAAGAATCTTGCAAATATTGAATTCAAATCAGTCGGTTGAAAATATCTtcacttttttcaatacgTTTATATAACTTGAACGATTGTTGTTTTCAGGAAACATGTCGTCAAAAGAGTGTGAGCTCGAACACATCGAGAATTACGAAAGACGCAGCAACAGCGTCGGGAACAACGTAGTTGGTTCAGGAAATGCGGTAGGTGTCGGAAACGGTCACGGACACGGACCGCATTCGACGTCGTTGCACAATTTGGAAAACTCGGTGGGCAGGCCGAGCGTTATAGAGTCATCCCAACCGCACATCATCGAATGCACttaaaagaagagaaatagGCAGAGAAGCTAAAGATCGTTGAGAAAAGAGTATTAAATTAAGCTAGTTTCAGAGcgtatatattgtaataataagCGCGCAAAATCCACCCACGGACTCGGTGAATCATATAAGGTGTATGTGATATTCGGATCGAAACGGGTTTCGCGATAATTTGTGACACGGTGATTATCGGCCCTGGAATCAGGGCGAAAGGGGGCTGAAAACCCAAATTCGAAAACGATGAAGCAAAAAAGCTAAAACAAATTTGGGCCCCTCGGGGCGCCTTTTCAAATTCCAGAAACTTCCGACTGAGTTCTTCCCCTTCTTTCATCGACTCATTACAGATTCTGGAATAATTGatatcgattttcgaaagGTATGATCGAAAACGCGCCCCATTAATCCGGCTTTGTAAAAGGTGCTAATTACGTTAAACTGCAATGTGAGAACCAagagatgagaaaatttcgagGGAGTGGGAAAATCGCGATCGAAGAATCGCTCTAAAACAGGGTACCGTGTTGTTTATGGTTACGCATGCCTTGATTGTGACCCCCGCACACAAGCCAAAAATTGTGCGATTTTAAGAACGCAGCGCCACGCGTTCCGAAGAACAGATTCCACTCTTTTTCTACCatcatttttccacttttatttatatcttaTATCGTAACTGTTGAAATGTCTGAAGGGTTACTTGAGGGTTCGGTTTTGTGGATCGGAAAGTacttctatttatttatattacatattgTAAGATATTAGACATAATATTGTTTCAGAACTTTGGCGCGTGGCGCTCTCTTAGTCGGTCACCGTTATAATGCATTGTGCAAGGTGCAGTGCTATGCAATATTGTATAGGCGAATTGCGTGCGACGTGGTAAAGCGTACAGAAGTAtaaagaggaggaggaggaggaggaggagaagaaaaagattaaaaaaccGAGGAGATATGAAAGAaacgaacaaacaaataaacaaaatggcggatttTGTCGGCACCCGCCACAACTTAAAAACCAGTGACGACACGACTGCAACTATACGAGACCTGTACCTGTATATACTAAcattattgattaattattcggtattagaaaagtaatttaaaggtaaaagaagtgaaaacaatttagaaaaaaagaaaatacgtagaagaagaagaataggGAGAAAGAGTAATTGATATGTAGAAAAGTGAAGCagaacaaaaaaagagaaaagtaaTTAAAGAGATACACACTTAATTTAAAACACTCTACAATTCATtcagatattatatatatataaaatatatatatatatatacggtaaGAAACTGTGAGTGAGTGCAGGGTGATAGGCTAAATCCACGGTAACTTGATGTTTAATATTCCTCTGATTCGTTAATCTGCAAAGAGGTATTTTATGCATTCTCACAGATCCCCGGTTAACTTAATTTATTCCCAATGCGACGGAAATCCTCTTGTTTCCTGTAGTTTTTACCTTAATTCGAGTTACTTTGGATCCAGTGTTATCACATACAAAAtacgagaatgaaaaaataataacgaaacacAAGATATTTATGTTAATCATAGGCTAGTAATTTATTAATCGACCAATTATTTGTCTCCTATAAACATATACACACAAACTGGCGCGCGCGCGCCCGCATATTACctatattatttacaaatcaTTAGTCGCGATTCAATTCATAAACTACTGTTCTATGGTTTCAATTACATACAGTTTCTATAtagtaatattaaaaaaaaaaaaaagaaaagaaattaaaaaagtacagATCAAGCGAATACGTAAAAACGATATGATGCAGATCGCTCCAGCTGCTAATTATTACTATATGAATTATTGTATAccgtacgtatataatacacatagAGTTACACACCTGTTACATACACACAAACGCGCgcgcaaacacaaacacacacgcattatcgaaataaatttcactcgaaagaaaatctttcaaaataCTCGCATAGTAAAAAAATGCCAACGATAAAACGAAGCTCAAaagaacttgaaaaaaaaatgtaaatttaaacACATAAATGATATTTACTCGTGGCTATAAAGTCCTTTGCAACATTTGAAGCaaggaaggagaaaaaaaaaaaaaaaaactgtttagaGATAGCCCGAGGGCCTAACTATTGATTCTTgcaaataacgaaaaaaatttatctacgACCTTCCTTCATGCAAACGCATAGCCAGAGCTTTCTGCATTTCCACACCAAACGCGAGTTATCGCATGCAACGTAGAAATCATTCCAGGCGGTTAATCGCAAGCGCTTGTATTTACGATAGATTGTGAAACAACAATAGtggtaataatgataatgataacaacCATAAGGTATAAAAaccagaaaaacaaaagtatGAATTTACACAGAGCGATGATGAGTCAAGGAACAATATTAATCTAAGcattgtaataattaatgtaCATACCATAGGGCAATTAACACAGAACAACATAATTGAACGCTGTTGAAATACTTGCACAAATAGGAAATCGAAACACCGCGTGAATATCCAGACGATGTatataaactataattaaaTTTCGTTAGCATTATTGTTTCGAGCTTTTCGTCATTggataaagaaattattcacattTATTATCCCACATTGATGATACATTCGTTTCTTGTAATCATCACCGTCATCACAGTATCACGCGATCGTCTTTgtatgacaaaaaattatctgcGATTAATGATGGGTTACCTGTTTTCTgagtaaaaaagtaaataaaatgcaACCAGACACAAGGAGAGAGCGTGAGAgtgagaaagagggagagaaaaattttattccataatATATTAATCGCGTTGCCGGGATCTTCTACTTTGTGTGCGTAACGAGCGTCGCCCactatacataatatacatattataattatataaccCACGTACACATTCACGCATGTACATGCAAAcgtgataagaaaaattacacatGTAAATAGGCACGCGTCTATTCACCGTAGAACTACCGACTGTTGAAACGAACAACAGCTTTtgagggggggaaaaaaagtaaggacATTAAAAGTTTTGAGGGTGTTCTACTGTGCTTAAtcgcaaaaaataaactattAGAGTAACTTGTTATGTCTAAATTTgtgacaaaaaagaaaaaaaaaacacacacacacacacagacacgtGTTAAAACAGAAATgataaagaaaacaaaaaaacacttGAATTAAatgagatttaaaaaataaaataaaactgtacatatatgtatacgtatataagcTGATAGTAGTGGATCATTGGAAATTGGATAATTCTAACCGCCTCAGCAACTAAAAAGCAATATTTAGTTCTTACCGTTATCCTGTAACGAATAACTCCAAATGTACTGTACACATTcgtatttaataataattattataaatgaaggaaggaaaaacgaaactaaaattaaaacaaaaaaaaacaaaaaaaaaaacaaatcatatGCGTCAATTGCCACAATAATCTTTCCGTAAATATAGCAGCGGTGAAAATAGTTTCTTGAACTGAACGGCTGCGCGCAtttgttatcatttttatttcattttgtcatgatcattttttttatttttaattattattttattattaatgttattattattattattattattatcattattaatgGTTAAGTAAGTGCTCAATTAGCATTTGtttcttaaaaataaattatgaatatgtGGCTGTTGGATATTTACAATAcgagtctttttttttcacatcttttATAAATGTACTGTAATTGTTTATATACAGCAATATATTATTGTGAATAGTTGTTTGAGGGTCGAGTACGAGttatcgtatttttttaaaagagctaatcatttatattatcatcatcatcatcatcatcatcattattattattattattattattattattaattattaattattattaattattattactattattgtaaGAATCATTTTAAACCTTACCTATTATCTGTTctgttgtttatttattatttaaaaaaagtcaaattgaaaaaacaacaaattttcattattttcgaaatgtcACTCACTACTGGCCATTtggttgtttttctttttaatatatttatttatttattttttgtatttattcaatacttgttttctattatttttagttctTTAATTCATCGAATTACACAGCGATAATTAAAAAGTGAATCTAAAGCACAGAGCGTGGTATCGATAGGCATATAAGAATATAAATTTAGTAGATTGTGATTGAGAAGCGTTATTGAGATATTTGATAAACTCTGACAGTAATGGGATGTGTtcttatttcatattttattgtaaaattttcgtctACAATCAGAGTGTGATTCAGGAATTCcgaatcaccaatcattaCATTcgttatataaatattaaaacatCATAGCTCATACATGCAACTTTCAAAAACGGCGCTTCTCCATATTCTTTCTCTCACGGTATCCAACGACGATTCATTCTTTAAAGACGCACCAGTCCGCTCTCGTGATccataaataatttattctaaaTCTCTTACAATCATTTATCCATCTATTTCCTCCATTGTCGTCTaagtttttctctttctttcttcgttatatttctattcttgcatgttttctttttttatttattttatgtttttttgttaaaatttttttctcctacgCCAGTTTTCCAACTTTTCTCAATACTAAACCGAATGAGGGTAAGAATACAAAGGCAAGgggagagagatagagaggagaccaaaaaaaagtaacaataaaaaaattgtatattgCTCTTCTCAACGAGTGTTAtatgataattattaataacggAAAACTCAGAGAAGTTGAAATATTGTTCCTAtctaaaattatattcattttcctTAATAAAATGCCTGTTTGGCATCATTTCATGTTTCAATTATACACATcatgtgtacatataatgtaCAATTTTTGTCACCGAATTAGAATTACGAATAAGAGACATCCAAGGCGAGACGGAAATAATAAGATCCTTATTTAATAGTCATcattatagaaaaataatacgaatcTGTGTGATTTAATATTGGGAATAATTTGCTAATCATCATTTTCTCACATAATATATACCACGCGATTCTAGTTTACATGGTATAATTGGATATTTTGAGTATGCTTATACTTGTTTACTCTTTTTTCTTGACTTGGCTATCAAAATCTctgaaaatcattgaaaaaataatcattaatCGTTACTCATATAATTCAATACTATAAATATACGTGGATACCTACAAACATAAAATTAACCAGAGTTGCGAATTTATAGTATTACCTGACAACGTTAGGCGTGATTTGTTTACCTATTTTTCACTATGTAGATCTTAAATTCTACGTccctgtatttttttaaacttcattgcaaacttttttctcCACCAGTATTTCTTTCATAttctttttctcacaatcGTAAATTTGGGCCAATTTGATTAGTCATTTTGTTACTTCATGGTAACATTTCCAACACTCAACAATCGTTCAATATTCGGTACATCGAAAGT is a window of Neodiprion pinetum isolate iyNeoPine1 chromosome 4, iyNeoPine1.2, whole genome shotgun sequence DNA encoding:
- the Blimp-1 gene encoding PR domain zinc finger protein 1, translated to MEGSEWDHGTLREEEFEQHAVYLVPDVTPSPNDANHAEASLPRNLVLKPSQALNDVLGVWSTSYIPKGTRFGPLVGQVYTKDSVPADANRKYFWRVYKNNELFYYIDGYDVQKSNWMRYVNPAYSSESQNLIACQYKTNIYFYTIKPILPNQELLVWYCREFAERLNYPLTGELMLQRIRQQVQQSAITTEIPTSVETTPMKEGVIYERRSQMTPTDGSVRSDEGYHSNGYHDEILTPPEESSESDSENNYVLDFSKNAKGPSSEILKQDSSVAKNEYRKVKIKISKTYNNNNNNNGFNKSMENIQERDEMLSGATSPDVHQLQKSISPTLVIQKNTVLSSSNEEPVEKMPKQFYEPEVKSSGLPVPGNRPQYLTSSSSILENILLRSNTDSNNNTSGNGANGGENCTPNSVTPPPSSPTEMAYSYKKSHRYGNIMPCSPDSSSNLPMQTELPGNGVNSTTGLLQSNAALHSSTGSLHSSSSGSVVLHSGKPQRKSKSPSPAATILYSTSSITQIPSESSSVYLNTSPSLAPMSPVQSPYPYGLYHQGNHLHHNVAPLSINTAYSPTPTSMYGDRNERRIESHHQLPTSSTMQMDGNQALITGTHNLHLGHHPGLTISNSMNRYSPASSLSPDDHGCSQSGALSPNSQGSRGYRSLPYPLKKKDGKMHYECNVCCKTFGQLSNLKVHLRTHSGERPFKCNVCTKSFTQLAHLQKHHLVHTGEKPHQCEICKKRFSSTSNLKTHLRLHSGQKPYACDLCPAKFTQFVHLKLHKRLHTNERPYTCQGCDKKYISASGLRTHWKTTSCRPNNIEDELALAAAVGSPNYYEYGPDMSVGNMSSKECELEHIENYERRSNSVGNNVVGSGNAVGVGNGHGHGPHSTSLHNLENSVGRPSVIESSQPHIIECT